One segment of Paenibacillus sp. FSL R7-0337 DNA contains the following:
- a CDS encoding sigma-70 family RNA polymerase sigma factor: MEELYRNYKSYAFSIAYRMLGVVTDAEDAVQDMFAELQHRDRSGIQNIKAYVAKGVTNRCLNMLNSARSRRETYIGEWLPEPVSEGYDGPEAAAERKDNLSYAFLVLLERLSPTERAVFVLREAFEYDYEAIAGMVGKSGSNCRQIFSRAKRILQTEPASRLPSLRYGAVTEKLLVRFTAAFTSYDVGSMLELLGEHPVLVADGGGREVHTILRPMTGRRGVTALLTSKRVMHYLREWKPSCGLLNGEPGLIFTDQGVVKCVLCLSTDSSGERIQNLYLLMDPAKLSHITVPPEPPQR; the protein is encoded by the coding sequence ATGGAGGAGCTGTACCGGAATTATAAAAGCTATGCCTTCTCCATTGCGTACCGGATGTTAGGCGTGGTTACTGATGCGGAGGATGCGGTGCAGGATATGTTCGCCGAGCTGCAGCACCGGGACCGGAGCGGCATTCAGAATATCAAAGCCTATGTGGCCAAAGGCGTGACGAACCGCTGCCTCAATATGCTGAACTCGGCTCGCAGCCGCAGAGAGACTTATATCGGGGAGTGGCTGCCGGAGCCGGTAAGCGAGGGATACGATGGCCCGGAAGCGGCGGCAGAACGTAAGGATAATTTATCGTATGCCTTTCTGGTGCTGCTGGAGCGCCTGTCTCCCACGGAGCGTGCGGTATTCGTACTGCGGGAAGCCTTCGAATACGACTATGAAGCCATTGCCGGAATGGTAGGCAAATCGGGCAGCAACTGCCGGCAGATCTTCAGCCGGGCCAAGCGAATCCTGCAGACAGAGCCGGCTTCCCGGTTACCCTCGCTCCGATATGGAGCAGTCACCGAGAAACTGCTGGTCCGCTTCACTGCCGCGTTCACCTCCTATGATGTGGGCAGCATGCTGGAGCTGCTGGGCGAGCATCCGGTCCTGGTTGCCGACGGCGGGGGCCGCGAGGTGCATACGATTCTCCGGCCGATGACCGGCCGCCGGGGAGTTACTGCACTGCTGACCTCGAAGCGGGTTATGCACTATTTGCGGGAATGGAAGCCTTCCTGCGGGCTGCTGAACGGTGAGCCGGGTCTGATCTTCACGGATCAGGGAGTCGTGAAGTGCGTGCTCTGCCTGAGCACGGATTCCAGCGGAGAACGGATTCAGAACCTGTATCTCTTAATGGACCCTGCGAAGCTGTCCCACATTACCGTACCGCCAGAGCCGCCGCAGCGCTGA
- a CDS encoding response regulator, with amino-acid sequence MIKAVVVDDERLVRRGFISLLDWPSLGVVITGEAGDGQAALELLREQETDLLFVDLSMPGMTGFELIREVRLRYPAVRCVVLTCHHEFDEVQEALRLGAVDYIVKTLLEPENADEIIRRLVERIRWEDGNKSTPAKAEHRVIAEDKALLYVPLTAELKEEQLYALSLVRNSTLHAMQGMWLSPLPYPVDAARIGGEVGAVLGTSWTAALLEGVRGQPLKRIAAVLEQSARQALFYAAGGQAVPRLHYGELQALAVRQRPETGGPSALGQAQNLRWTLERREWDLFLSGVAMQQPDPEAVADFGQELLRSWSRLLLTAEEAQQLALAAECNRHWRHWQVWLNQFAGHVQRRMIELGLSQEVMLCLITAVRYMRSHAGDKINQGDVAAAIHMSRGYFSRCFARFAGETFGECLRRMRLELAKALLLETPVPVCEIACRSGFGDERYFSKLFREHVGKLPSEYRAEGRLQDARFAAEPGDSKDSLIFST; translated from the coding sequence ATGATTAAGGCTGTTGTCGTAGATGATGAGCGTCTGGTGCGCAGGGGTTTCATCTCACTGCTGGATTGGCCGTCCCTCGGGGTGGTGATTACCGGAGAGGCCGGGGACGGGCAAGCAGCGCTGGAGCTGCTGCGCGAGCAGGAGACAGATCTACTGTTCGTGGATCTGTCGATGCCGGGTATGACCGGGTTCGAGCTGATCCGAGAGGTGAGGCTGCGGTATCCCGCGGTACGCTGCGTAGTGCTGACCTGCCATCATGAATTCGATGAGGTGCAGGAGGCGCTGCGGCTGGGAGCGGTGGATTACATTGTCAAGACGCTGCTGGAGCCGGAGAATGCCGATGAAATCATCCGCAGACTGGTGGAGCGGATCAGGTGGGAGGACGGGAACAAAAGCACCCCTGCAAAGGCAGAGCATAGGGTGATCGCTGAGGACAAGGCGCTGCTCTATGTGCCGCTTACGGCGGAACTAAAGGAAGAGCAGCTGTATGCGCTGTCTCTGGTGAGAAATTCCACACTACATGCTATGCAGGGGATGTGGCTGTCTCCGCTGCCGTATCCTGTGGATGCAGCGCGGATCGGAGGAGAGGTGGGAGCGGTGCTTGGGACAAGCTGGACAGCGGCGCTGCTGGAGGGGGTGCGCGGTCAGCCGCTGAAGAGAATCGCTGCGGTGCTGGAACAGTCGGCCCGTCAGGCGCTGTTCTATGCTGCGGGCGGCCAGGCGGTCCCGAGGCTGCACTATGGTGAACTGCAGGCGCTGGCCGTGCGGCAACGGCCGGAGACGGGCGGCCCTTCCGCGCTGGGACAGGCGCAGAATCTCCGCTGGACGCTGGAGCGGAGAGAATGGGACCTGTTCCTCAGCGGGGTTGCGATGCAGCAGCCGGACCCTGAGGCAGTGGCGGACTTTGGCCAGGAGCTGCTGCGGAGCTGGAGCCGGCTGCTGCTTACAGCGGAGGAAGCGCAGCAGCTTGCGCTGGCGGCAGAGTGCAACCGGCACTGGCGGCACTGGCAAGTCTGGCTGAATCAGTTCGCGGGGCATGTCCAGCGCCGGATGATTGAGCTGGGCCTGAGCCAAGAGGTGATGCTCTGCCTGATCACCGCTGTGCGTTATATGAGGAGCCATGCCGGGGATAAAATCAATCAAGGCGATGTTGCCGCTGCCATCCATATGAGCCGCGGCTATTTCAGCCGGTGCTTCGCCCGCTTTGCCGGTGAGACTTTCGGGGAGTGCCTGCGGCGCATGCGGCTGGAGCTGGCGAAAGCGCTGCTGCTGGAGACCCCTGTCCCGGTGTGTGAAATTGCCTGCCGGTCCGGCTTCGGAGATGAGCGTTATTTCAGCAAGCTGTTCCGGGAGCATGTCGGCAAGCTGCCGAGTGAATACCGCGCTGAGGGCAGGCTTCAAGATGCACGCTTCGCAGCTGAACCCGGGGACAGCAAGGACAGCCTGATTTTCTCCACTTAA
- a CDS encoding MFS transporter, whose protein sequence is MSSLEATYQEDAGIQKKRWLILIVLNLFTFMSTLDGSIVNIALPVLVKELGLPVAQVEWVTTGYLMAICSVILFFGKLGDIAGKIKMFKLGMVVFTLGSLLCGLSHNLPLLIASRVVQAVGASMTMANSQGIVTDIFPSTERGKALGLIGTFVSLGSIAGPSLGGIIVSSMGWEYIFWVNVPIGILAIALGWKVLPKDLVRVKSGIDVPGSLLFAVFIVSLFAGLLLGQQLGYGDTRILAALTAAVITFIVFLIVEQRSAQPLLQLTLFKNPLFSLSIFCAFLVFVSNFCFNIIAPFYAQNMLNMSPFDAGFLLMLYPICMVIVAPLSGALSDKIGSELLTFAGLIVMVVAQFGLARLHEGSPVMLVGVWIAMLGIGSGMFGSPNNSLIMSTVPRTQLGSAGSVNSLVRNVGMVVGITAATSILFNVMSSKAGYRVTGLVEGHPELFLSGMHVVFLTSSGICLLSALLTGWRLFSSRRAKNLSV, encoded by the coding sequence ATGAGCAGCTTAGAGGCGACCTATCAGGAGGATGCCGGGATACAGAAGAAGCGCTGGCTGATTCTGATCGTTCTTAATTTGTTTACTTTTATGTCTACACTGGATGGAAGTATTGTGAATATTGCGCTGCCGGTGCTGGTGAAGGAGCTGGGGCTGCCGGTAGCCCAGGTGGAGTGGGTGACAACCGGATATCTGATGGCGATCTGTTCAGTGATTCTGTTCTTCGGGAAGCTGGGCGACATCGCCGGCAAAATCAAGATGTTCAAGCTGGGCATGGTCGTCTTCACCCTCGGCTCGCTGCTCTGCGGATTAAGTCACAACTTGCCGTTACTCATTGCTTCGCGTGTAGTGCAGGCGGTCGGCGCTTCGATGACCATGGCGAACAGCCAGGGCATTGTTACGGATATTTTCCCGTCAACGGAACGCGGCAAGGCTCTCGGCTTGATTGGAACCTTCGTGTCCCTCGGCAGTATAGCGGGGCCCAGCCTGGGCGGAATTATCGTATCATCGATGGGCTGGGAGTATATTTTCTGGGTGAATGTGCCGATTGGAATTCTGGCGATTGCGCTGGGCTGGAAGGTGCTGCCGAAGGATCTGGTACGTGTGAAGTCAGGGATTGATGTTCCCGGCAGCCTGCTGTTTGCCGTCTTCATTGTTTCTCTGTTCGCAGGACTACTGCTCGGCCAGCAGCTTGGATACGGGGATACGCGGATTCTTGCCGCACTCACCGCTGCGGTAATTACCTTCATCGTCTTCCTGATCGTGGAGCAGCGCAGTGCTCAGCCGCTGCTTCAACTTACCCTGTTCAAGAATCCCTTGTTTTCATTGAGCATATTCTGTGCCTTTCTGGTGTTCGTCTCGAACTTCTGCTTCAATATTATCGCACCGTTCTATGCGCAGAATATGCTGAACATGTCTCCCTTCGATGCAGGGTTCCTGCTTATGCTGTACCCGATCTGTATGGTGATAGTTGCTCCGTTAAGCGGGGCGTTGTCCGACAAAATCGGTTCGGAGCTGCTCACCTTCGCAGGGCTGATCGTGATGGTGGTAGCCCAGTTCGGGCTGGCCCGGCTGCATGAGGGCAGCCCGGTTATGCTGGTCGGCGTCTGGATTGCTATGCTCGGCATCGGCAGCGGGATGTTCGGCTCACCGAACAATTCGCTGATTATGTCCACAGTGCCGCGAACACAGCTGGGCTCGGCAGGCAGCGTGAATTCGCTGGTCCGTAATGTGGGGATGGTTGTCGGAATTACCGCAGCCACTTCGATCCTGTTCAATGTAATGAGCAGTAAGGCCGGCTACCGGGTAACCGGGCTGGTGGAAGGACATCCGGAGCTGTTTCTCTCGGGGATGCATGTAGTCTTCCTGACTTCGTCCGGAATCTGCCTGTTATCGGCGCTGCTTACCGGTTGGCGGCTATTCTCTTCGAGAAGGGCTAAGAACCTGAGCGTATAG
- a CDS encoding 50S ribosomal protein L25: protein MNTTVRLTERSGSNSSQRSKGFVPVVVYGAGSDTQSFSADAKTLNDILGKNPRAILKVEFPGSGSKNAVIQEVQRQPLSRTLLHVDLQQIDMKAELDTKVAFNFTGDPAGVKSGGVQQIELYELDIRTLPDKLEASFDVDISSLEIGDQLLVSDLPKHEGWEILTPEDTLIVRISPPLVMEEPADEAAAAPAEGAAEAEKSEE from the coding sequence ATGAATACCACAGTACGCTTGACTGAAAGATCCGGATCGAATTCTTCCCAGCGCAGTAAAGGTTTTGTACCGGTTGTAGTATACGGTGCAGGTTCAGATACCCAGTCCTTCTCAGCAGATGCCAAAACACTTAATGATATTCTCGGCAAAAACCCGCGTGCCATCCTGAAGGTCGAATTCCCGGGCTCCGGCTCGAAGAATGCAGTTATTCAGGAAGTGCAGCGCCAGCCGTTATCCCGTACACTGCTTCATGTAGATTTGCAGCAGATTGATATGAAGGCGGAGCTGGATACCAAGGTAGCCTTCAACTTCACCGGTGACCCTGCCGGCGTCAAGAGCGGCGGCGTGCAGCAGATCGAGCTGTATGAGCTGGACATCCGTACCCTGCCGGACAAGCTGGAAGCTTCCTTTGATGTAGATATTAGCAGCCTGGAGATCGGTGATCAATTGCTGGTATCCGATCTGCCGAAGCATGAAGGCTGGGAGATTCTTACCCCTGAAGATACGTTGATTGTACGGATCTCGCCTCCGCTCGTGATGGAAGAGCCGGCTGATGAAGCTGCTGCCGCTCCAGCCGAGGGAGCAGCCGAAGCTGAGAAGTCTGAAGAATAA
- a CDS encoding DUF4004 family protein, whose protein sequence is MEEDLISKKELLDETGISYGQLYRWKRKQLIPEEWFIRKSTFTGQETFFPRARILGRVQHILQKKDDLSLDELADKLSEPASPYRIRLTVSQLKERNIVTVSSLERFGRPEAEDLPLTFEQILNVFAADGLLSKGELSWEEADRLYQTLESHAPGYGEKGWELFFVRKMGVSFFIMALPGAGLAFDEGVRVVSRLRSADLAELLNGRLSEGGL, encoded by the coding sequence ATGGAAGAGGATTTAATCTCCAAAAAAGAGCTGCTCGATGAGACGGGAATCTCTTACGGGCAATTGTACCGCTGGAAGCGGAAGCAGCTGATTCCTGAGGAATGGTTCATCCGCAAATCTACCTTTACGGGACAGGAAACCTTTTTTCCGCGTGCGCGGATTTTGGGGCGGGTGCAGCATATTTTACAAAAGAAGGATGATCTCTCCCTGGATGAATTGGCAGATAAGCTGTCAGAGCCGGCATCCCCGTACAGAATAAGGTTAACCGTATCCCAGCTAAAAGAACGTAACATTGTTACGGTTAGCAGTCTGGAGCGGTTCGGTAGACCGGAGGCTGAGGATTTACCGTTGACCTTCGAGCAGATTCTGAATGTATTCGCGGCAGATGGTCTGCTCAGCAAGGGGGAGCTAAGCTGGGAGGAAGCAGACCGGCTCTATCAGACGCTGGAGAGTCATGCGCCGGGATACGGGGAGAAGGGGTGGGAGCTGTTTTTTGTGCGGAAGATGGGGGTTAGCTTCTTCATTATGGCATTGCCGGGCGCGGGGTTGGCCTTCGATGAGGGGGTACGGGTGGTGAGCAGGCTTCGTTCTGCCGATCTGGCGGAACTACTGAATGGGCGCTTGAGTGAAGGCGGCTTATAG
- a CDS encoding GNAT family N-acetyltransferase, protein MELIAKGEGRFYIAGDGKDLAEITYRTEENTGNLVIDHTFVSEDLRGQGAGEKLVRAVVDLAREQNVKIVPVCPYAAHQFEKHTEYKDVLK, encoded by the coding sequence ATGGAACTGATTGCTAAGGGAGAAGGACGTTTCTATATCGCTGGTGATGGAAAAGACCTGGCCGAGATTACATACAGAACCGAAGAGAACACAGGGAATTTGGTGATTGATCATACCTTTGTCTCCGAAGATCTGCGCGGCCAGGGTGCGGGAGAGAAGCTTGTTCGGGCGGTTGTAGACCTGGCCCGTGAGCAGAATGTCAAGATTGTACCGGTGTGCCCGTATGCGGCCCATCAATTCGAGAAGCACACGGAATACAAGGATGTGCTCAAATAG
- a CDS encoding VWA domain-containing protein — translation MNPNIIKLVSGSNAKLDEASTQATVKISCSSSPAILDISCFMVGENGKVPSDDFFIFYNQPADPKHTVVFNSIDKYSGEFAIDLSALSASGIDKCVFAATLDGPGTFADVRGCRISAAGKDTELVYEIVEGNAETSLVLAELYRHGGGFKLRAVGRGFHGGLKPLAEAHGVEVEDEAPDNGSGAEAGPVSGHTEAAATYSGPPKDAVQEEAPRPALNLTKIDLLKQQVGISLRKKNLDQEKARVAVVFDASGSMAQLYAKGVVQRAFERVLAVAAKMDDDGMLDVWFFATKSKRMPSVNEHGYEDYVKRTYPGPKMFGGLGIGNNEPVVMADLIKKYTKEEPGDLPVYVVFFSDGGIYETPKISKLLIQSSKHNIFWQFVGLGNADYGVLRELDDLQGRYVDNADFFALDDLDEVSDEDLYDRLFNEYPKWLREARQKGVVRS, via the coding sequence ATGAATCCTAATATAATCAAGCTGGTAAGCGGCTCCAATGCGAAGCTGGACGAGGCTTCCACCCAGGCAACCGTGAAGATATCCTGCAGCAGTTCTCCGGCTATTCTGGATATCAGCTGCTTCATGGTGGGCGAGAACGGGAAGGTACCGTCCGATGATTTCTTTATCTTTTATAATCAGCCGGCTGACCCCAAGCACACGGTCGTATTCAATTCTATTGATAAATACAGCGGGGAGTTCGCAATTGATCTAAGTGCGCTTAGCGCCTCGGGCATCGATAAATGTGTCTTCGCGGCTACGCTGGACGGCCCCGGAACCTTCGCCGATGTCAGAGGTTGCAGGATCAGCGCGGCAGGGAAGGACACGGAGCTGGTGTATGAGATTGTGGAAGGCAATGCCGAGACCTCGCTCGTGCTGGCAGAGCTGTACCGCCACGGCGGGGGCTTCAAGCTGCGCGCGGTCGGACGGGGCTTCCATGGCGGACTGAAGCCGCTGGCGGAAGCGCACGGGGTTGAGGTAGAAGACGAGGCGCCGGATAACGGCAGCGGAGCAGAGGCTGGGCCGGTATCAGGCCATACCGAAGCAGCGGCTACATACAGCGGACCCCCTAAGGATGCAGTCCAGGAGGAGGCTCCCCGGCCAGCACTGAATTTGACGAAGATTGATCTTCTGAAGCAGCAGGTTGGAATTTCACTGCGCAAGAAGAATCTCGACCAGGAGAAGGCAAGGGTGGCCGTGGTGTTCGATGCATCTGGCTCTATGGCGCAATTATATGCGAAGGGAGTCGTGCAGCGGGCTTTTGAACGGGTGCTGGCTGTGGCGGCTAAGATGGATGATGACGGGATGCTGGATGTCTGGTTCTTCGCCACCAAGAGTAAGAGAATGCCGAGCGTAAATGAACACGGCTATGAGGATTATGTGAAGCGGACCTATCCGGGACCGAAGATGTTCGGGGGACTGGGCATCGGGAACAACGAGCCGGTGGTTATGGCGGATCTGATCAAGAAATATACGAAGGAGGAGCCGGGCGACCTGCCGGTCTATGTGGTGTTCTTCAGCGACGGGGGCATCTATGAGACGCCCAAAATATCGAAGCTGCTGATCCAGAGCTCGAAGCATAATATCTTCTGGCAGTTTGTAGGGCTGGGCAATGCGGATTATGGCGTACTCCGTGAGCTTGATGATCTGCAGGGCCGTTATGTGGATAATGCCGACTTCTTCGCGCTGGATGATCTGGACGAGGTGAGCGATGAGGACCTGTATGACCGGCTGTTCAACGAGTACCCGAAATGGCTGCGGGAAGCGCGGCAGAAGGGCGTTGTGCGTTCTTAG
- a CDS encoding flavodoxin: MAKVLVAYASLTGNTEEIAELIVEGIRAAGGEAVLKSVTDCNADEIKAYEAVLLGAYTWGDGELPDEFLDFYEELDGLDLSACKAAAFGSGDTGYEIYCGAVDQIEEKLKERGAEIVQPSLKIEYGPNAAEKEACRTYGRQFIETCAAVS; this comes from the coding sequence ATGGCTAAAGTGCTAGTGGCATATGCCAGCTTAACTGGAAATACGGAGGAAATCGCTGAACTGATCGTGGAAGGAATACGCGCGGCAGGCGGAGAGGCGGTACTGAAATCGGTCACCGACTGTAATGCGGATGAGATAAAAGCTTATGAGGCTGTACTGCTGGGAGCATACACATGGGGAGACGGCGAGCTGCCGGATGAATTCCTGGATTTCTATGAAGAGCTGGATGGGCTTGATCTTAGCGCCTGTAAGGCGGCGGCCTTCGGAAGCGGAGATACCGGGTACGAGATCTACTGCGGAGCGGTGGATCAGATTGAAGAGAAGCTGAAGGAGCGCGGAGCCGAGATTGTGCAGCCCAGCCTGAAGATTGAATACGGTCCGAATGCAGCGGAGAAAGAGGCTTGCCGCACCTACGGGCGCCAGTTCATCGAGACCTGCGCGGCGGTCTCTTAA
- a CDS encoding GyrI-like domain-containing protein, whose translation MKFEWRKQDKALYLPPAEPGLIQVPAFPYFTLQGEGNPNGSAFAEAVAVLYSLSYAVKMLPKKGPAPEGYYDYTVFPLEGVWDLSEAGRRLAVLDKNELVYTLMIRQPDFLTPLLAAEVLEQVKRSKPHPLLDKAVFARCEDGLSVQMLHIGPYDDEPHSFARMEQFCIAQGLLRESLLHREIYISDARRASPEKLRTVLRFKAARQD comes from the coding sequence ATGAAGTTCGAATGGAGAAAACAAGACAAAGCCCTATACCTGCCTCCTGCCGAACCGGGACTGATTCAGGTACCCGCCTTCCCTTATTTCACCCTGCAGGGTGAAGGTAATCCCAACGGCAGCGCATTCGCGGAAGCAGTCGCTGTGCTGTATTCCTTATCCTACGCAGTCAAAATGCTGCCGAAAAAAGGCCCCGCACCCGAAGGCTACTACGACTACACCGTCTTCCCGCTGGAAGGGGTATGGGATCTCAGCGAAGCCGGACGCCGCTTAGCCGTTCTTGATAAGAACGAGCTGGTATACACCTTAATGATCCGCCAGCCGGATTTCCTGACCCCTCTGCTTGCCGCAGAAGTGCTGGAGCAGGTCAAGCGCAGCAAGCCGCACCCGCTGCTGGACAAGGCTGTCTTCGCCCGCTGTGAAGACGGCCTCAGCGTACAAATGCTGCATATCGGCCCCTATGATGATGAGCCGCACAGCTTCGCAAGAATGGAGCAGTTTTGCATCGCTCAAGGACTGCTGCGGGAGTCTCTCCTGCACCGCGAAATCTATATCTCGGATGCCCGGCGTGCCAGCCCGGAGAAGCTGCGAACCGTGCTGCGGTTCAAGGCCGCCCGGCAGGATTAA
- a CDS encoding MarR family transcriptional regulator, translated as MTSNKEPVIEPNREPNSEPIREPIGKLISHLHRQNQKILAKELLPYGIGSGGQHSFLKLVLSHPGITQDQMTSRIKCDKATTTRSVKLLEASGYIERRTDPNDRRSFLLYPTPQALDFAPVFQALLDDFNRELSMDLTESELDVLLDLLRKVTRNSDRLNGQG; from the coding sequence GTGACTTCAAATAAAGAACCGGTCATTGAACCAAACAGAGAACCAAACAGTGAACCGATCAGAGAACCCATCGGGAAGCTGATCTCCCATCTCCACCGTCAGAACCAAAAAATACTGGCCAAGGAGCTGCTTCCCTACGGAATCGGCAGCGGTGGCCAGCATAGCTTCTTGAAGCTGGTGTTGAGTCATCCAGGGATCACCCAGGATCAGATGACCAGCCGGATTAAATGCGATAAAGCGACAACTACCCGCTCCGTCAAGCTGTTGGAGGCCTCGGGATATATCGAACGCCGGACGGACCCGAATGACCGCCGCTCCTTCCTGCTGTATCCAACTCCCCAGGCGCTCGACTTCGCCCCTGTCTTCCAGGCGCTGCTGGACGATTTCAACCGCGAGCTGTCCATGGATCTCACCGAGAGTGAGCTGGATGTGCTGTTAGATCTGCTCCGCAAGGTCACCCGCAACTCAGACCGGCTGAACGGGCAGGGTTGA
- a CDS encoding carboxymuconolactone decarboxylase family protein has translation MSLRMNYREVNGPAFRAMMALEQHAGSRSKDKVLYELVKIRVSQINGCAFCLDMHGKDLMKLGNYADHILLLSVWREAPLFSAKERVLLEFAEQVTLISEAGVPLELYNKMLTHFSEEELVDWIMAINTINSWNRIAITTGMFPGCFG, from the coding sequence ATGAGTCTACGAATGAATTATCGTGAGGTTAACGGCCCGGCGTTCCGGGCAATGATGGCGCTGGAGCAGCATGCAGGAAGCCGCAGCAAGGATAAAGTGCTGTATGAACTGGTTAAAATACGGGTCTCCCAGATCAACGGCTGTGCGTTCTGTCTGGATATGCATGGCAAGGATCTGATGAAGCTGGGCAACTATGCCGATCATATTCTGCTGCTGAGTGTGTGGCGCGAAGCGCCGTTGTTCAGTGCGAAGGAACGTGTGCTGCTGGAATTCGCCGAGCAGGTCACGCTGATCAGTGAAGCGGGCGTTCCGTTGGAGCTGTATAATAAGATGCTTACGCATTTTAGCGAAGAGGAACTGGTAGACTGGATTATGGCGATCAATACGATCAACAGCTGGAACCGGATTGCCATTACGACCGGGATGTTCCCGGGCTGCTTCGGCTAA
- a CDS encoding SMP-30/gluconolactonase/LRE family protein, with protein MSGTMECVVAAKAALGEGPHWDHRKGRLYWMDVDSNELHLYDPGKGTDDIHSFERKVSAAVPAERGGWILTMEDGIYRYMEHQPVELLAVVESGIPENRLNDAKCDSRGRLWFGSMNRRFAGRDGSLYVMESAGKVRQVLTGIGISNGLAWNDSLGVMYYIDTLTKGIDVMDYSLADGSVSGRRTVIQLAEGEGWPDGMTIDSEGMLWVAHWRGGCISRWNPHTGEQLERIEVPSHYVTSCTFGGENLDELYITTACGYMSAEELERWPQAGGLFRFKPGVRGREANRAAF; from the coding sequence TTGAGCGGAACGATGGAATGCGTGGTTGCTGCGAAGGCGGCACTCGGAGAAGGTCCTCATTGGGATCACAGGAAGGGCAGATTGTATTGGATGGATGTTGACAGCAATGAATTACATCTCTATGACCCTGGCAAGGGTACAGATGATATTCATTCCTTTGAGCGAAAGGTAAGTGCAGCCGTACCGGCGGAGCGAGGCGGCTGGATTCTGACGATGGAGGACGGGATCTACAGATATATGGAGCATCAGCCTGTGGAGCTGCTGGCAGTGGTGGAGTCCGGAATTCCCGAGAACCGGCTGAATGATGCCAAATGCGACAGCCGTGGACGGTTGTGGTTCGGCTCGATGAACAGAAGGTTTGCGGGAAGAGACGGCAGCCTGTATGTAATGGAATCCGCTGGTAAGGTTCGGCAGGTGTTGACTGGAATCGGCATCTCCAACGGCTTGGCCTGGAACGACAGCTTAGGGGTCATGTATTACATTGACACGTTGACCAAGGGGATCGATGTGATGGATTATTCGCTGGCAGACGGCTCGGTAAGCGGGCGCCGGACGGTCATCCAGTTGGCGGAAGGCGAAGGCTGGCCGGATGGAATGACGATCGACAGTGAAGGCATGCTCTGGGTCGCCCACTGGCGCGGGGGCTGTATCTCGCGGTGGAATCCCCATACAGGCGAGCAACTGGAGAGAATTGAGGTTCCGTCGCATTACGTAACCTCCTGCACATTCGGCGGCGAGAATCTGGACGAGCTGTACATCACTACAGCATGCGGATACATGAGTGCAGAAGAGCTTGAACGCTGGCCACAGGCGGGCGGATTGTTCCGGTTCAAGCCGGGAGTGAGGGGCCGTGAGGCTAATCGGGCGGCTTTTTAG
- a CDS encoding GNAT family N-acetyltransferase: protein MTNTDTLTQIEELQRRCEQYEGIALKLNWDMLRHPGEAGGAQYLVTYDNDVLTGFIGLYGISGDMEVCGMVRPGYRRRGIFSSLWKQAETIIRQDKVKTLLLNTPAASASGNAYLKTLPVALSHSEFQMKWEGKGSKVRASEVSSASGNVLLRPARPEETPLLIAFDCDGFQMTEEDAAEMYELNEQEGSQEHIIIELSGQPAGKMRLWSEDNETWIYGFVVDKKLRGLGIGRSALQQTIEREQRNYNGVNLEVALDNPNALKLYESCGFVVLNQQDYYTFPLNS, encoded by the coding sequence TTGACGAATACAGATACACTGACACAGATTGAAGAGCTGCAGCGGCGCTGCGAGCAATATGAGGGCATTGCCTTGAAGCTGAACTGGGACATGCTTCGGCATCCCGGAGAAGCAGGCGGTGCGCAATACCTGGTGACCTATGACAATGATGTGCTGACCGGATTCATCGGCCTGTACGGGATCAGCGGTGATATGGAGGTTTGCGGTATGGTCCGGCCGGGCTACCGCCGCCGGGGGATCTTCAGCTCCCTCTGGAAGCAGGCAGAGACCATCATCCGGCAGGACAAAGTGAAGACACTGCTGCTGAACACCCCTGCGGCTTCGGCTTCAGGCAATGCCTATCTGAAGACCTTGCCGGTTGCCCTCAGCCATTCGGAGTTTCAGATGAAATGGGAGGGTAAGGGCAGCAAAGTCAGAGCCTCAGAGGTCAGTTCAGCCTCCGGCAATGTGCTGCTCCGGCCTGCTCGCCCTGAGGAGACGCCTCTGCTCATCGCCTTCGACTGCGACGGATTCCAGATGACCGAAGAGGACGCCGCTGAAATGTATGAGCTAAATGAACAGGAAGGCTCACAGGAGCACATTATCATTGAGCTAAGCGGCCAGCCCGCCGGGAAAATGCGCCTGTGGTCCGAGGACAACGAGACCTGGATCTACGGATTTGTGGTGGACAAAAAGCTGCGCGGTCTCGGCATCGGCCGGAGTGCCCTCCAGCAGACCATCGAGCGGGAGCAGCGGAATTATAACGGAGTGAATCTGGAGGTTGCGCTGGATAACCCGAATGCGCTGAAGCTCTATGAGAGCTGCGGATTCGTCGTGCTTAACCAGCAGGATTATTACACCTTTCCATTGAACAGCTAG